DNA from Drosophila suzukii chromosome 2R, CBGP_Dsuzu_IsoJpt1.0, whole genome shotgun sequence:
CCATGGAAGTTCCTTTGACGTATGAAACACTTTagtatttatattattttttttagccGGTTGACGGAGTTTTAGAACCTGTTTGGCTCTCACCTGATTTTCCCTCTTCAGTTTGTTCTCTTTTAAGCACAACAGTGCGATTCAGAAAAGTAGGTGATAATACATTGTAGGTACACTAACTATAACATCAAAACACTGTAACACCAGCTCGCCAAAGTCTAACTTTCTGGAACCCAGACCAAGTTAAGTGGTAATTATCATATCCAATGCTTCATCATGACTGTAGGTTTCTCTAAAATTTAGATGATTTTGCTGTTTTTAGTTAGGATCTTTGATCTTTCTCTTTTCTTATAACCAAAATCTTAGGTCATGGTAAAAACTTCTTTTTTTTCTAAGCCCTAACTGATAAATAAAAGTTTCCAATAAACTTTAAAACATTGTTTACCTATTTAAACCAGGACCAGCTCTATCCAAACACACTGTACTGTAGCGGGGTAAACTCCAGAACGTTGATCCGTTTAAAAAGCCAATATTTATAGCCAGGCAACTGCAAAACCCACAACAACAAAGGCGGGACGAGACACACTCATTACCATGAATGAAAAAGTTGTTTGTGACCGAAAGTGACTGTTCTCAGTTCAAGTTGTCTATATAGCTCTCTTTCCCCGTATTATCTCTCCCGTTCTGTGGCGTCTGGTGACTGGTGACGCCGGCCTTGAAAATCGCGCGATATGCAGCGTAAGCTTTAAAATCGGACGATGATTAAACGTATATCTGGCAGATATTTCGACCACGAATcggagcaaaaaaaaaaaaaaaacacacatatAACAAAAAACTGAGGCTGTGACTTTCGCTTGGAATGCATTTGAATGCTTAGCGAAGCACTCGAATTGTTTAGAGTAAACTTTCTTTTCGTTGGCCAGGTGGAAATCAATTGTGAAAGCGGCGGCGCCCAAGGAAAAGAGTTACCCAACGAGACATTCCAGACATTCCCAACCCCAACCCCAAGTACAATTCCTTCTTCTTTAGCATTTTCCTCTTGTTAATTCAATTTGTTTGAGCAAAAAGTGTGCACTGCACTTGCGTAGGTCGTTGACCCAGATATATGTGCAAACTTTTGTATATGCagacatatgtacatatagcaGCGGAATAGAACCACTGACGTGAATATGTGCACAAACCTCAAACACAATCGCTATAAAGATATGCAAAGCAAAAAACCTAAAAAGATGCATTGGGTTTGTAGCTTGAGGTGCGAATTTTCAAGCTACTCGAATATGCGATATATGTACTTATAAGCAATATTACCATAAGTTGTGATAAGTGATAGTCGTGAATTCAGtctaataccaaaataaattcaattatttGAGTAACAACgattgtttatatatttttttaatgtttttcgACCAAATCCAATCTCATTTCCCAAGGGTATTGCCTTTTTCGGTGTGTCAAGGctgttttattttgtattttctttTCATTGTTATGTCTTTCTTCAGCTGTGATGGCAACAAAATGGAAAGTTTTACTGTATCTCatgaaaaaacattttaagggGAATCAAAATGCAAACTCAGCGACTTTCGGTAAATGCAAAATACGCAAAAAATCGACAACCAAACATTAGGCAAGAGTAAAAGTGATTACCTTTCAAAATCGttttaaaaaccaaaacaaaaattaagaaataccCAAAACATATCTTGTAAGACCCTCATGAAACTCGCAACCACATTCTGTTTTCGATCAATTGACATAGACAATTATTCAGATCTCTTTCGTTGGATGTGGGCCAAGAAAATTACGTCGGAAGCACAGCAGAACTGAATCTTGCCTATATAGATATCTCTGCCTTCATTCAGCccacatatctatatctgttgACCAAAATAACTGACAGAGCTTTGGCCGATCAAAGTTCGCTGCTGGCGGTGCAGAAAGCGAATTTACTGTCAACAACAGAGCAAAACAGCTTGGACAATGATCATGAATGAAGAGGGCCCAAAAAACTCAGTACATATGTACTGTCTACACCGAAAAAAAATAGACTTAGTAAAGCAACTATTGTTGCATTAATTATACACTATTGAGTATCGATTTGGCGTCGATAAGATGAGTATTAAGTGGTTAGACTTAGTACCACAAATGCAACTTCTAGATTCTTTAATACTTTATACTTTAATACTGCCTCTGGTAAACTTCTAATacaactttttgttttttctttggGTGTACGTATAAAATCACTAGCCTACCATCGGTAGTATTAGCTCGAAAACTCTGGCAAAATTCAGCAAAGTCGGAGGTCAACGCCAAAGGCCAAGACGcacttaaaattataattaaatgcATTCCATTAGGTGGGCCAGACATCGGGTGATTCGCCGCCAGTCTATATAAATGCggaataaaatacatatatgtataagaGTGTAACCCGAAACGTGGCTTTGGTGAGTGTCGTAATTCCCgtgaaaaataaaaagggcaggccaacaaaagcaaaacaaatagTGGCAATACAATCTAATCACTGCAAAATGGCCGAAACCCATTGTCAACTCCACGTGCTGGCACCTGTGATCCAATGCAGTTTATTGTGCAGAGCGCTCTGGTTTCAGCCACTTTTTGATAAGGCCCAAAAGGGGGGTCCGTTTTAGGGGGGTCTGATAACAATGCCACTGGAAAATGGCAAAACAAAAACCTTGAGTGGCTGGCCAATGTTTATTTTAGTCATTATTTCGCCTTGCGCTTCCATTAGTCTCAAAATAAACACAAGATTCATTCCAAAACAAtggaaattttgaaaaatcCAGTGCAGAGTGAAATTTAATTGAATATAATGCTCATAAGCAGTGTTATTGATGGACGACGAGCTGTCGGTATGGTATGTTTACGTTCCTATATGTAAATGTTATCAACCCTTTCCTGTGAGTAATTCCGTTTCCTGTCTGATTAAAAGTCGTATGATGTTTTTAGTCACTTTTTGACTGAAATTACAcaaatcatcatcatcatgggCTTTGGCTTATGACTTGTGGCTTAAAAAGTAGGGGTGTAAAATCGATTTCTAATTGCCATCAGCTGACAGCACTGATAGCGAGTTAATAATCATTGCAAATTatgttatattatatataagaCATTATCATTTGCCCTTGAGTGGAAAAATTCTTTGCTGGCTCGACGGAAGAACTGCAAGTTCAGGTTCACAAAGACTGTGAAAACGGAAAATTATAGTTATTATCTCTAATTATTTAGACATGCAAATTAAACGGTTTGGGCTTGTGCAAGCAGAAGGGGTGACCAAATCAGCCACTTTAAGTCAAAACTAGTTAAGGCATGTAACTGCAGCCGTTAAACAAGTTTCCATTTAACTTACACTCGGTTTCTTTTGTGTAACCCCTGAATGTGATACAACCAGACACTTGTAGTACTCCATTTCCAGACAACAGTAAACAAGGAAAAGAATTTCAGTAATAAGAGATATTTCAGATATATAAACAAGTGTCTAATTGAAAACCGCCCGCATACTTGAAGAATCCCATGAATTAAGATATGCTTCTTGGCTAACGTCTTTAATAATAAACCCTAATGATATGTGGGTAGTGTGTCCGAGTTTATTTATAGGCCGCAACATGCGATTACCCAGTAATTGTCACGCGGGCGGGGACTTTCTGATCACCGATCGGCGATCACCCATCGTGCTAAGCTGCTCACCAGGCACCAGGTCAGGTGCCATCGCATAAAGTCTCCCCACTCTTTCTTTTTTATCGCACCCTAGTGCTAGGAATACTATATATGCGAAATGGGCCTTGATTGATTGCCACCCAGTGGAAAGGTCCCGAGTTGGGATCCATTTATCGTCGCATTAGTAAACGATAAAAAGCGTGTCTGTTTCAATATTTTCGGATGGCGTGATTCATTTGTAAGCTGATTAGTCACTACGAAAATTCAAATACAATTCAAATACAATCTTTATGGTACATTTTGTAAACAACAGAGCCTCTAAGTGTTGACGATGAGTTGAAATTTTCTAGTAACTTAATCACAACAACTATTTTTAACTGATTAGAGgtattctaaaaaaaaaacaaccaCGAATGCTGTTAAAGATTTTTCATAAAACCAATAAATTAAACTATAAATTGTTGTttatgaatttaaaatttatgattAATCAAAgttcgcttggaaatgaatgttTAGAATACTATGTTGTTATTACtaattttattattcatttttttaatggaGATTTTCTGGTTATAATACCTTTTTTGtaaaaacaagagagaacgctGGACATATACGGtagtaaattgaaatggaaCATTATCTTCTGTAATTAGTTcttaattttctaaaaagcTCTGTAAATACAATGTTCGACCTTCCTTCctagcttcctttcttgtttttatatatgtttaggtatTGTTGTTCAAgattattttgttttgggtTCAACTTAAGTAGTTGgtgtttttaaaactttttataaGGATATAAGTGTTGGTTATAAACACTCCCTGTCCAATAATTTATTGGAAAGAAAACTCTATAAGCTTATAAAAATTGGTTTGGTTAGTAGGCTTTTCCCCCTCGTCAGCAAATATCTTTTATAATGTCAACAAATTGGGTTATCTGGTGCGGAAAGAAAAACCCGCTTTACGTCGTTAGATACCCAATTTAGGAGGTATAAACTTATATAGTTCGGCATAGATGGATCCTATGGATCTTTCTGGAGGAGCTAGGGCCACCAAACTCACCTGCGATCGTGAAGCGGTCCATGTAGTTGATGAGGTTGACGAAGCAGAGAACGATGACGGTGAACCATTGTGACCTGCCCACGGAGGTCAGGCGCGAGGGCACGGCGGGGGGGATGGGGATGCTCGGAATCTCCATGCTGTTTGGGTCAGAGCTGAGCAGCTGTTGTGACGAGTGGGTCTCGGAAAGCCCCTCCCGGCTGCTCCGACTGCCCCCACTGCTACCGCTCTGGGTCATCGCCGGGTTGTCCATGGCAGCCGCCGTTCCGAGCGGTTGGTAGGATGTCTTCTGGTGTTTTAGCGACATTCACCCGATCCTCTTCTCTCCTCTCCTTTCTCTCTTCTTTTGGCTTGAAATTCGCTGCTGATCAGACAACGCGGCAAAACTTATATTTGCACACGCTCTTtcgcacacaaacacacacgcacacccgCACGCACACAGGGAAACGACAGCGAATGCAAGAGAATTTGCCTGTGTTGGCACAACTTTTCGCCTTTCTTGGATAACTCTCGCTGATTTATGGTTTATGGCCAGTCAAGTGGTCGACAAACACCTGTTCCTTGAGCCCTTCGAATCGCGGTTGTACTTTAAAATCAACAGTGCATTTGCAGTGCTTCTCTTCTATTTTCTTTTCTTGATTTTCCGCGACGCGAACGCACTTGCTTCCAATTGGAATCGTGAAATAAGTGTGACCGCGAGACGACCGCTTAAATACGGCCCCTGAAATTGAAGACAGACCATACCGGgggatttttattttccacATTTCGCAGCGGTCGGCGGAGGGTCACACAGGTCAGCTTTTAACAGAAATGTTAAGATGTAACGTTTTCTAACAGCCACCGTTAGAATTCAAATTATCTTTTTGAAATCACTAAAGAGGGAATTTTGGCAGGGACCCAATTTGAATTCAAACTCGAATGGAAACTTTCTGGTGTCAAgatttggttttattttaaaaggcTGTGCAGAAAGTAAAAACGGTTAGGGTCTGATTTCTAATCAATATCCATGTCATCCAGGCGTCCACGCACGCGATTCTTGCGCTTGTGCTTTTTAGTGGGTGGTGGCAGGAAACTCTCCAGAAACTCAATGGTGGTCAAAATGGTCTCCGAACTCACGTTTCCAATGTAGTTCTTATCGAAGTAGACAACCGGCACAGGTGGCTCTGTTGAGAGGAGCTTGTCGCAGTTGCAAGTCCCCCTCTGTCCCTGAATCTTGGCATTCAGTGTCTCCACCTCCACATCTGTGGTGGTATTTGATTTGTCTGAAAAGGGGTTTGGTTATCTGTGAACCTATTTTTGGCTCCCCCATTTTGTACCCACCGAACAGGGGTCGAAAGCACTCCTTGACCTGAATCCACTTGGTGCAAAATTGTTTAATAAAACTGTCGTTCTGGTGGAAAAAGCTGCGAGCTGCATTGTCAACGCGGTACTTCATAAACCCCGGCACATACGGCCACTTTCCTTTGGCGGCGTAGAAGCAAATTATGTCTACAATTTACAAAACTAGTTATAAATAATTCGAAATGTTATGAGCCAtgattaaattttaaaaataattattggtATTATATGGAAAAACCATATTGGCTATAGTCAAAACACTTGATAAGGGTACTCTATAAAAagtattgcatacttttaggcataAAACATTTTACTATTACAAAAGAACTACATTTTTTGGAAGACACCATAGGCTAAATAAACTCGCCTTCCGCTAAGGAGTATTTTTATGAGctattaataatatataaataaatatcaagcTTTGCAATCTGCTTTCTTAtgcccaaaataaaaatcctttgaaataaaataaataatttttgccTAATTACctaaatatttgaaataatttgaatttaatttatttaaggaAAACAGTCCACAACATTGGCTGAGGACATATACTCAGGACATATGTATATGATATGAAAATTTAAGGTCATACTCTCACCCCATTAAATATTTCCTTTTGGTATTCTTAAAGCGTAACAGAAAGAAAAAgttgaaaaaaatttattttagacGGTGCGCATTGACTTTTAAGTATTTTAGGCATATTTCATATTCGTCTAGATGCCGTAGGCTTGATTTTTTACATAAATTAAGGAAAtgtataaacattttttgtgttGTGCAAGTCATTTTTGTTGAAAGTTTTAAGCCttgtttaaactttaaaataaaattattttatacaGAAAACTACCATTTCAGATGTTGAGTTCATTCGACCCTAAAAAAGTCCACCCTAATGTACATATATGgatttttttctaaaatatgattctaattttgtaTGTCATTATTTCGTAAAGCTAggaatttcttttaaaatgatATATGGCCTGGTGCCTGGTAATAAACGAGCACTTTCGATTCAAAATATGTTAACAAACTCACAGGGCACATGGAACAGGTGCATAAAATATGTTTCtaattttttatgtcaataTTTCGTAAAGTtagaacatttttttaatattatatatggCCTGGTTATAA
Protein-coding regions in this window:
- the LOC108008988 gene encoding uncharacterized protein, giving the protein MTGHSRRTLVSCICCCRVESSTMELHRKIAWRILPLFLLAFLLTVGEAYLKSVRVEEIPFAGRKVQVLTSRRSSGIHLISSLEHQRTFLHLFHVPYIICFYAAKGKWPYVPGFMKYRVDNAARSFFHQNDSFIKQFCTKWIQVKECFRPLFDKSNTTTDVEVETLNAKIQGQRGTCNCDKLLSTEPPVPVVYFDKNYIGNVSSETILTTIEFLESFLPPPTKKHKRKNRVRGRLDDMDID